A single window of Oncorhynchus clarkii lewisi isolate Uvic-CL-2024 chromosome 10, UVic_Ocla_1.0, whole genome shotgun sequence DNA harbors:
- the LOC139419525 gene encoding sestrin-3-like: protein MNVSAESFTSNPFHICNICQKVIRKKEKGVRVPRPFSSGPSAFIPKEEIVEASQVDPQTEQILAEAYSLSGHVDHLTQVMGLHPHYLESFLRSQFYLLRMDGPLPLHCRHYIAIMAAARHQCSFLVSLHVREFYRMGMCLDWLKGLQYAPQRLRNLNEINKILAHRPWLITKEHIQNLVKTGEHSWSLAELVHAVVILAHFHSLASFVFGSGINPQVDPQNANGFQSVYISDNCTCDLASDHHLDRDLSNTSPVTTDSVSELEALMDRMKRLQEEREEDEASQEEMATRFEKEKKESLLVGSGDMKDEVMPTSKVSRFVEDATFGYQHFARHGEDNPPTFRAQDYSWEDHGFSLVNRLYSDIGLLLDDKFRTACDLTYYNMASHEDVDTTMLRRALFNYVHCMYGIRYDDYDYGEVNQLLERSLKVYIKTVTCYPERTTRRMYDSYWCQFRHSEKVHVNLLLMEARMQAELLYTLRAITRYMT, encoded by the exons ATGAACGTCAGCGCGGAGTCTTTCACCTCCAACCCATTTCACATCTGTAACATCTGTCAGAAGGTGATAAGGAAAAAG GAGAAAGGAGTCAGGGTGCCGCGACCCTTCTCCAGTGGACCCAGCGCCTTCATTCCAAAAGAGGAG ATTGTGGAGGCGTCCCAGGTGGACCCCCAAACAGAGCAGATCCTGGCCGAGGCCTACTCTCTGTCAGGCCACGTGGACCATCTGACCCAGGTGATGGGACTGCACCCCCACTACCTGGAGTCCTTCCTGCGTAGCCAATTCTACCTGCTGAGGATGGACGGCCCCCTGCCTCTCCACTGCCGACACTACATTGCCATCATG gcTGCAGCGCGTCACCAGTGTTCCTTCCTGGTGTCTCTGCATGTGCGTGAGTTCTACAGGATGGGGATGTGTCTAGACTGGCTGAAGGGTCTACAGTACGCCCCTCAGAGACTGAGGAACCTCAACGAGATCAACAAGATCCTAGCACACAGGCCCTGGCTCATCACCAAAGAGCACATTCAG AACTTGGTGAAAACAGGGGAGCACAGTTGGTCTTTGGCAGAGCTGGTGCATGCTGTGGTCATATTGGCCCATTTCCATTCCCTGGCCAGCTTTGTGTTTGGCAGTGGTATCAACCCCCAGGTGGATCCACAGAATGCCAATGGCTTCCAGTCCGTTTACATCAGTGACAACTGTACATGTGACTTGGCCAGCGACCATCACCTGGACCGAGACCTCAGCAACACCAGCCCCGTG ACCACAGACTCGGTCAGTGAGTTAGAGGCACTGATGGACAGAATGAAGAGgctgcaggaggagagagaggaggatgaggccTCGCAGGAGGAGATGGCCACACGCTtcgagaaagagaagaaagagagccTCCTGGTGGGCTCTGGGG ATATGAAGGATGAGGTGATGCCCACATCCAAAGTGTCTCGGTTTGTAGAGGATGCCACCTTTGGGTACCAGCACTTTGCTCGACACGGAGAGGACAACCCACCAACATTTAGAGCACAG gactACTCGTGGGAGGACCATGGTTTCTCTCTGGTCAACAGGCTGTACTCAGACATTGGTCTGCTGCTGGATGACAAGTTCCGAACAGCGTGTGACCTAACCTACTACAACATGGCCAGTCACGAGGACGTGGACACCACCATGCTCCGACGTGCACTCTTCAACTACGTGCACTGCATGTATGGCATCAG GTATGATGACTATGACTATGGGGAGGTGAATCAGCTATTGGAACGCAGTCTGAAGGTCTATATAAAGACGGTAACATGTTATCCAGAGAGGACCACTCGCCGCATGTACGACAGCTACTGGTGCCAGTTCCGCCACTCCGAGAAG GTCCATGTGAACCTACTCCTAATGGAGGCCAGGATGCAGGCAGAACTGCTATACACCCTGCGCGCCATCACACGCTACATGACCTGA
- the LOC139418364 gene encoding protein CWC15 homolog yields the protein MTTAARPTFEPARGGRGKGEGDLSALSKQYSSRDLPGHTKIKYRQLTQDAPEEVRARDFRRELEERERVAVREKTRERGPREHTTSSSSSSKRPRLDQIPAANLDADDPLTDDEEEDDVSEEDSDDDDTAALLAELEKIKKERAEEQERKEREQKAEEERIRMENILSGNPLLNLAGQQQQQQQQIVPTPSAFSVKRRWDDDVVFKNCAKGVDEARREKRFVNDTLRSEFHKKFMEKYVK from the exons ATGACAACAGCCGCGAGACCGACGTTTGAGCcagcgagaggggggagagggaagggagagggcgaTCTCAGTGCGTTGTCCAAACAGTACTCAAGCCGAGATCTGCCTGGTCACACTAAGATCAAGTACAG GCAGCTTACCCAGGATGCCCCCGAGGAGGTGCGTGCCCGGGACTTCCGcagggagctggaggagagggagcgTGTTGCTGTCCGGGAGAAGACTAGAGAGAGGGGACCGAGAG AACACACCACATCCTCATCTTCATCCTCTAAGAGGCCCAGACTAGATCAAATCCCTGCTGCCAACCTGGATGCAGATGACCCTCTCACTGAC gatgaggaggaggatgatgtcTCTGAGGAGGACAGTGATGACGATGACACTGCGGCTCTGCTGGCTGAATTGGAGAAAATCAAGAAGGAGCGGGCTGAGGAGCAGGAACGCAAG GAGCGGGAGCAgaaagcagaggaggagaggatccgCATGGAGAACATCCTTAGTGGGAATCCTCTGCTCAACCTGGctggacagcagcagcagcagcaacaacagatagtccccacCCCGAGTGCCTTCAGCGTCAAGAGAAG gTGGGACGATGACGTCGTGTTCAAGAACTGTGCAAAGGGAGTGGATGAGGCACGCCGGGAGAAACGCTTTGTCAATGACACTCTGCGCTCGGAGTTCCACAAGAAATTCATGGAGAAATATGTGAAGTAG